Proteins encoded together in one Struthio camelus isolate bStrCam1 chromosome 19, bStrCam1.hap1, whole genome shotgun sequence window:
- the CDR2L gene encoding cerebellar degeneration-related protein 2-like, with amino-acid sequence MLSAGRMEEFQSEEEEPWYDQQDLEQDLHLAAELGKTLLERNKELEDSLQQMYATNEEQVQEIEYLTKQLEMLRQMNEQHAKVYEQLDLTARDLELANQKLVLESKTSQQKIQCLTETIEGLQNQVEELQKQVEEMRSLEQLRIRREKRERRRTIHTFPCLKELCSSPRYEDAFQVHSSSMEFNQKPLERENERLQAMVNSLRSQVNQEKQRKERVEREYTSVIQEYSDLEQRVCEMENCKLRIKELEAELLELQQMKQVKKYLLSREDNLSEALLEPLNNAPEADYIDLSEEEGGKNHGPSMTPSPNHPVRKSCSDTALNAIVTKDAVSRHEGNYTLHANNVRKRGMSILREVDEQYHALLEKYEELLSKCRQHKDSVRHTGVQTSRPISRDSSFRDFRGEGHELEERKTMEKTITKHVEAVDKRLEQSQPEYKALFKEIFSRIQKTKADINATKVKNKSSK; translated from the exons acTTGCATTTGGCAGCCGAGCTGGGGAAGACCCTGCTGGAGCGCAACAAGGAGCTGGAGGACTCGCTGCAGCAGATGTACGCGACCAACGAGGAGCAAGTGCAGGAAATAGAG TACCTGACAAAGCAACTAGAGATGTTGCGGCAGATGAACGAACAGCACGCGAAAGTCTACGAGCAGCTGGACCTGACAGCACGCGACCTGGAGCTAGCTAACCAGAAGCTCGTGCTAGAAAGCAAGACATCCCAACAGAAGATACAGTG CTTGACAGAAACGATTGAGGGGCTGCAGAACCAAGTGGAGGAGCTGCAGAAACAGGTGGAAGAAATGCGGAGCTTGGAGCAGCTCCGCATTCGgcgggagaagagggagcggcgCCGAACCATCCACACCTTCCCCTGCCTTAAGGagctgtgctccagccccag gtacGAGGACGCATTCCAGGTCCACAGCTCTTCAATGGAGTTTAACCAGAAGCCACTGGAGCGGGAGAATGAGCGTCTTCAAGCCATGGTGAACTCCTTGAGGTCCCAAGTCAACCAGGAGAAGCAGCGGAAGGAGAGGGTTGAGCGAGAGTACACCTCTGTTATTCAGGAGTACTCGGACCTCGAGCAACGAGTGTGCGAGATGGAGAACTGCAAACTGCGCATCAAGGAACTGGAAGCAGAGCTCCTAGAGCTACAACAGATGAAACAAGTCAAGAAGTATCTGCTCAGCAGAGAAGACAACTTGTCTGAGGCCCTCCTTGAGCCACTGAATAACGCCCCAGAAGCAGACTACATTGACCTCTCcgaagaggagggaggcaaaaatCACGGGCCGTCAATGACACCTTCCCCAAACCATCCTGTCCGGAAAAGCTGCAGTGATACAGCCCTCAATGCCATCGTGACCAAGGATGCTGTGAGCAGGCATGAGGGTAATTACACGCTGCACGCTAACAACGTGCGCAAACGGGGCATGTCCATCCTGAGAGAAGTGGACGAGCAGTATCACGCTCTGCTAGAGAAGTACGAAGAGCTCCTGAGCAAGTGCCGGCAGCACAAGGACAGCGTGCGCCACACAGGGGTCCAAACTTCCCGCCCCATCTCTCGCGACAGCTCCTTCAGAGACTTCCGGGGAGAGGGACACGAACTGGAAGAGCGGAAAACCATGGAGAAGACCATCACCAAACACGTGGAAGCTGTGGACAAGCGGCTGGAGCAAAGCCAGCCTGAGTACAAAGCTCTTTTTAAGGAGATCTTCTCCCGCatccagaaaacaaaagcagacatCAATGccacaaaagtgaaaaacaagaGCAGCAAATGA
- the MRPL58 gene encoding large ribosomal subunit protein mL62: MAARVVRGLCRPRPLAAGFSQRAAAGTEFRSAYSLDKLYPPRQGGDAGDEPEPEPEPEPAALDIPVDRLTISYCRSSGPGGQNVNKVNTKAEVRFHLASADWIPEDVRQKMALMHRNKINRAGELIVNSEESRYQMKNLAICLEKVRVMVKEATEKPKVVSKETAQQLIARVEKMNRERLRQKKIHSNIKQSRRADFD, from the exons ATGGCGGCGCGCGTGGTGCGGGGCCTGTGCCGGCCGCGGCCGCTCGCCGCGGGGTTCTCGCAgcgggccgccgccggcaccgaGTTCCGGAGCGCCTACAGCCTGGACAAGCTGTACCCGCCGCGGCAGGGCGGCGACGCAggg gacgagcccgagcccgagcccgagcccgagccggCCGCCCTTGACATTCCTGTGG ATCGACTGACTATATCTTATTGCCGGAGCAGTGGTCCTGGTGGCCAGAATGTTAATAAAG tgaATACGAAGGCAGAAGTTAGGTTCCACCTGGCCTCAGCAGACTGGATTCCAGAAGACGTGAGACAAAAAATGGCATTGATG CACAGAAATAAGATAAACCGAGCTGGTGAGCTGATTGTGAACTCTGAAGAGAGTCGCTACCAAATGAAGAATCTGGCGATTTGTTTAGAAAAAGTCAGAGTCATGGTTAAGGAGGCGACCGAGAAACCCAAGGTGGTGTCTAAGGAGACTGCCCAACAACTTATAGCCAG ggTGGAAAAAATGAACCGTGAACGACTGCGACAGAAAAAGATACACTCAAATATAAAACagagcaggagagcagactttgactGA
- the LOC138061655 gene encoding 5-hydroxytryptamine receptor 3A-like: MGIEKLQTVTLYFVLDLEWTNTLVTWDPQDFCNISRVVLPLDMYWSPPVFIIEEVNEQKSNKLEYSIVKHNGGFNATLPFQVTITCSLKILKFPFDTQTCNLSVASFLYQVTDLVMKLRRTPAEMKKISQTFFLTDGEWKFTNLSVIEYTEEMDDAHFSVMTYMISMERRPILYVLNLILPTCALYLLDMAVLFGPSSLEEKINFQIAIILGSSMLAVILNNIFPTSSNEPPIIVVFFLGTFLLMIMAVLDTLLLLYHRHNLGKAPRSFQKDACTEIAMKDTSNQTTKYLEKECTELLNLPKTQEKGQQTKPCCAPQERDPVLPVLEKVLLYGHFILSVLFFIIVSIKWSS; encoded by the exons ATGGGT aTCGAAAAGCTCCAGACTGTCACTTTGTACTTCGTGTTGGACTTG gagTGGACAAACACTTTAGTGACCTGGGACCCGCAGGATTTCTGTAACATTTCCAGAGTTGTTCTGCCACTGGATATGTATTGGTCTCCCCCAGTCTTCATTATAGAAGA AGTCAACGAACAGAAGTCGAACAAACTGGAGTACTCAATTGTCAAGCACAATGGCGGCTTCAACGCAACCCTGCCCTTCCAGGTTACCATCACGTGCAGCTTGAAGATCCTCAAGTTTCCATTTGACACCCAGACGTGCAACTTGAGCGTGGCTTCATTTCTCTACCAAG TAACAGACCTTGTCATGAAGCTGAGGCGGACACCAgctgagatgaaaaaaatcagccaGACTTTTTTCCTAACTGATGGAGAATGGAAGTTTACCAACTTGAGCGTCATCGAATATACAGAAGAGATGGATGATGCACACTTTTCTGTGATGACCTATATG ATTTCCATGGAGAGACGACCCATTCTGTATGTTCTGAACCTGATCCTCCCGACGTGCGCCCTGTATCTGCTGGATATGGCCGTGTTGTTTGGACCCAGCTCTCTTGAGGAAAAAATCAATTTCCAGATTGCCATCATCCTTGGCAGTTCCATGTTAGCTGTGATTCTTAACAACATCTTTCCAACTTCTTCCAACGAACCACCCATAATAG TGGTATTTTTCCTAGGCACCTTCCTGTTAATGATCATGGCTGTATTAGACACCCTTCTCCTGTTGTACCATCGGCACAACTTAGGCAAGGCTCCCAGAAGCTTCCAGAAAG ATGCGTGCACCGAGATAGCAATGAAAGACACGAGCAACCAGACCACAAAATACCTTGAAAAGGAATGCACAGAACTGCTTAACCTTCCCAAGACCCAGGAAAAAGGGCAGCAAACCAAGCCCTGCTGTGCACCACAGGAGCGGGACCCGGTTCTGCCAGTTCTGGAGAAGGTGCTTCTCTACGGTCACTTCATCTTGTCAgtgttgttttttattattgtttctatAAAATGGAGCAGTTAG
- the ATP5PD gene encoding ATP synthase subunit d, mitochondrial, producing MAGRRAAIKAIDWAAFSERIPSNQRATFNALKTRSDTLSARLASLPEKPPTIDWAYYKATIAKAGMVDEFQKKFNALKVPEPADTQTAKINAQEQEAAKSAAEYVQASKARIAQYEQELQKLRSMIPFEQMTFEDLNEAFPETKLDKEKYPYWPHKPIADL from the exons ATGGCAGGCCGCAGAGCTGCAATCAAGGCCATTGACTGGGCGGCCTTCTCAGAGAGGATCCCCTCAAACCAGAGAGCCACGTTCAACGCCTTGAAAACCCGCAGCGACACGCTCTCGGCTCG GCTGGCCTCCCTGCCAGAGAAACCCCCGACTATTGACTGGGCTTATTACAAAGCTACTATTGCTAAAGCTGGCATGGTAGATGAGTTTCAGAAGAAG TTCAATGCACTAAAGGTTCCTGAGCCAGCGGATACACAAACTGCCAAAATTAATGCCCAAGAACAGGAAGCT GCAAAGAGCGCTGCTGAATATGTGCAGGCATCCAAAGCGCGTATTGCCCAGTATGAGCAAGAG CTTCAGAAGCTCAgaagcatgattccctttgaacAGATGACATTTGAAGACTTGAATGAAGCCTTCCCCGAAACGAAACTGGACAAGGAGAAGTATCCATACTGGCCACACAAACCAATTGCTGATCTGTAA